agtaaataatttaataagttATTTCggaaaatttatatatacaattatgaatattaatatatcaataatatcataaaatataaatattttagaagAATTCGGAGAGTTTAGCtataataagaaatttaaagattttaataacactttttttaaaatatatatcagactaatttataaatgcaattaacaaaattttgtaGTATTTGTAACATCTACCAAGAATGTTTAAGATTAAGGTATTAAGGGTCTAAAGGTAAATCCGAACATGGTTTTCATGAACAGTAAAACCAAAATCagaactaaaatattttttaagctTCAAGCCAAAATCAGctctcataatatataaatttaaaatataactgTTAAACAATTAGTTTCAACATCTCACATATTATATgactattttatttgatatttaaaaatggatcataatagaattttttaaaaaaattatatctcacacaaatttataaattcaatacacaAAATTTGGTAGTATGTGatcatttgatttataattttgaatttctatatatgtttttttaattatttatgaaattttaaggaaaaaaattcacattcaagtaaattacaaaaatattgcgTATAATTTGACTATGATACAACTCTAAAACTTAAAAACAAATGATTTCAAATGTTCAATACTACGAcctatttgatattaataaatagataatataaaacaaataatttgaaatNtttaaaaatagtaaaaattcaaaaaaaaatgaaaatttgaagaaaactttaattataacaaatgtatatgttatagacatgattattttattaaattatataactaAAAAGTTACGTACATCTGCTCATCAAACTCAGTTATCAATCAAAACCCTAAATATGTAATGCATGACAAAGAGATATTAATGAACAATTAAAAGACAATGAAGCTATTTTCTacagtaaaaaaatatatatatgacataatctttataataaatataaattataatgataATTGATTAACATTTGTCAAAGTATtagaattatattttaatatctttatttaattattttaaaataaaactaactaatttaacaaatacaaaaaataataatgtgatatataaaatatcgattatgatataaaattaattatctatgaTGTATAATTCTAAAAACAAAAGGTAAAAATGTTCCGTAAGAGGTTAAATATTatgagttatattttattttaaatattattatttcattaattttgatATTGTTTTGATTAGTTAGTtaccaatattttaaattgataattatttgtcGGTGTGTTTcacttatataaattatgattcCAAACAACTGTGGAACAAGGGACAGCCGGCATGCAAGGTGCACGGTTGGAGCCCATCAAATACCAAGATTGTAGAGAGCAGTGATTTATTCCAACTCCTTAAATCACGTAAATCAATACCACCTTCTTCTTTTGGACAAAACATAGAAGCCCAAGAAACTGGAGGATGACTGGAACTCCAAACAAAAGATTTGCAGAGGCTAGAAATGATGCCATCCATGAGGATGTCAAAATCCGAAGATCTGAGTCGCTCAGCCCCTAGAGGAATGCCAAAGAAACGGAATGAGAATTATCCCTTATGGAAACCAATGATACCTAAGAGGGATGAGTGTGTAAAGTCATCAACACCAGCAGTGAAGATACTGGATTTAAGGTCGAACAAGACAGATCCAAGCAAACCAACTCTTCAGATAGTTGTCTCAGGGCTGATTGCACTGACTTTCTCTATGAAAATGCGCAcactaaaaaaatatcaataggCTACTAGAGTCATCATCAGCCACCACCAACCATATATAGAATGGAGAACAAATAACGTAAACAAAATAGATATGTCTAAGATTTGATTGCATTGCCCATGATCTAAATGGCCATAGGCATTGCTTACTTTCTCCAACGGTTACCACTTACCACAGAACCACAATAGTCTgcattaaaactttaaagaaaatgaaaaccAGCACTCCCTGCTCCCGGAAAGCCATCAGGAGGTAATTCAATTGAGCACCCGAAGGTTCCTTGGTCCATGAGCAATCCAACTTAAGATGGCCATGGCCCTTAACAGACTCGAGTCACAATCTCcatgtataaaattttatttttgacggCATCCCCCTCATCATAATCCCTTGATGGACGGCTCATAATAGATGCAAGCGTACAATATTTACTCTTGACCCAAGAAGGAAGTCACCGGATTGCACACATTAGTTTTTAGTAGCATATATTAGACTTTATCACCCATAATGTGATCGACTCATACTCTAGTCTGCCTAGCTGTAAAAGAGACTACACAGGTAGATGAATAGGAAGAAACTTCCAAGTGAGCATGAGCTAATTAAGGGCCATGTAGGTACGTATTCAAACTCTACTAAATGCCACATTTCCTTCCATATGTCATCAGAATCCACAAGGATAACAATTACAGCAACCTAAAAAGATGATCCCAACGATTCATATTAAACCACCTATATATGAAGAGCTTTGATGTCAGTGATGCCCCTCTCATTTCCTCTACGTACTCTATCACATTCCCCGTGATCATGCCTATATTAGATATCATGCTTTGTCAGTGATGCCCCTCTCATTTCCTCTACATACtctatttgtcactttaatttaTGCGTATAATGCATGAAATCAGCTTTGAACCATCTTATTAATTCATGTGTTGAATATAACAGATTGGACACTGGTCTAGATGGCTTACTGATCTCTTTGGCATTGATGATGAATTGCCTGAGAATGAGAGTGGCTCAGAAACTGTTGATGATGATGAGCAAAGATCATCTGATACGACATCGAAGTCTTTCCATCTTCTCAATGCATTGAGTGATCTTATGATGTTTCCGAAGGATATGCTATTAAGTCGGACAATTAGAAAAGAGGTTTAGCCTGTACCTTGAAGCATTTTTAAACCAATCGCACGGTGGTTTCTTTATTCACGAGGATTTTGCTTACGGCCCCAGGTTTGTCCAACATTTGGTCCTCCGCTGATAGGAAGGGTTCTCAACTATTTCATCTCTGATGAGTTTTGTCCTGACCCAATTCTTGGAGTTGTGCTTGAGGCCTTAAATTCCTGGGTAGAATCATATGTAAAGAAActtaattttatcattttaaaaaaaaaattctttctcCTTGCCGCAAATTTTTTTACcatattatagtggaattatTGATTCATGAAAGTATGGGCCATTATATTGAACTCTCAGGATTCTTTTGATACCGAGGAAGATTCCATTATGACCTTCCCATGTGCTGCAGCACCAGTTGTATATGAGCCAACATCGGCTTCTTCTGTTGCTGGCTTCTCAGGTGAAAGTGGTGGCCTGCCTTTGCTGACACAAAATGGATCCTCGCTTCTCAAGAAATCACAGACGAGGGATGGTGAGCTTGATGGATGAGATTCACCCATGAAATCTATCCAACTTGACTTCTCCCGGTCATCTCCAACTTCTCTAAAGCATACTTGGATATCAAACAAGAATGGAAGCCTAAATGCTGTAAGATATCAACTTTCTCGTGGACGTGTGGATGAATAGTGAATAAACCCTTCACTCTGGAACCAGCAAATTCAGTTTACTAAGTGGCAGAGATGAGAGAACGTTGTAACTTCAGCAGGAATAACATGTAAAGGCATTaagttgtatttttttcttcGTACTTTTTCTTCCCTCTTCTTGAGATTGCGTTTGATGTACACTCAGGAAGAATTTGTTGCAAACGAATTTCCTTTTCGTGTACATGTTATCGATCGATTTTCCCTCTGCAGTTTAGCTCGTTTCTTCTCTGTTTCCAGATATTTAATCGAAACTAGAAAGGAATCCTATCGTCAAACAACCCCATTAAACCAAACTATAGTAACATAAGGAAAAAAACAAGAGCGCGATGCGATATCCGCCTCACAAAGCTTACTTAGTGggcaaaaatattttccaagaaAGATGCTACCATGAATTTACTCAATCAATCTCATGGAATATACCGTTTTGCAAAATTTTGCTCTCGGCTCAATCAGTTTACACTCAATTCAGTAAACATATACTCAAACAAAAAGAACACTACAGACGTCTCTCAATCAAAACTGGATATACTTGCAACAAAAACCATCCAATGaattattttctaaaacacGCATATTCTTGCAGATGCATACAATCAATCACACGAGACTGAAACAATCAAAATTAGTTTGCCATCATCATGCAGTCAATTTCTGTGACGAATTGGCCCTCGATGAGACAGAACTCATGTGCTGCAGCTGCAATGCAGCCAGAAGACCTGGCCAGGTATCTCCAGGTGCACCAGCCACTTGAAAGTCAAGAAGTTTCTTCTGTTGCTTGTAGTATTCTTCGACAGGCTTCCTCTGAAGAACAGCAAATTTAATACAACAGCATGTGTGAAAATATAAGTAATGACAAAGAGTTAAGGCATTATGGGGTCAAAATCACAGGCGTCCAAAAGAAGTTTTAAGGATTAGCCAAAACCCCATATATCTAATATCAAAGGCGACCAAGATTAAAGGGCAATTGTGCATGATTTAAGAGATAATGGAGGTACCAGTTCCGTATGCATGCGAAGTTTCTCCTTCCAGACGGCATCCGATTTGGAGATGGAGGGTTGCAAGCGACCAGCCTCTGGATGAAAACTTagattaaatcccgaattagACATGCGATGGAATTCTGGTGCAGGAGAGTAAATTCCATTGCCTACAGGCTTCTTCACCAAGAACTCATCTGAGCACTTAAGATTCAGCACCAGATCAATATCAGCGACTTGGTCGAGTATCTCCTTCGAGGACAAAAACAAAGACAGGTTCAGGAATTACTGTAAAATGATCAGATACCTATCATAAAACAAGTtaagaaaaacagaaaagaacGCACCAgcttcttaaaaaaataaaatattctccaTCCTAAGGAGAACAAGATTCACATGCATATGTAAAAACTCGTACTTGATACTTTTAAAAGAAGAACCAATTGAAGTTATTACTCAACCAAGTCTCGATCATTTGAAAATTATCACATATCCGGAAAATAACAACGTGAGGAGGACTtcaattcaaaaattgctccATAGCtctttatcatttgaaattatcagCGTACATAGGTCATCCAATATCTAAAACAGTAAGATATCCAACAAAAAAAAGGAAGGGGTCACCGTTAAATGATATAAGAAGGGGGAAAGTAATTCTTACAGCTTGCACCCTGGTTCTGGGTATTCCATCTAAAATGAAGCCACTTTCACCCCTGCAATAACCTTCTTCCAGTCTCTTTGATAGAAGCCCAAAAATTACATCTTCCGGAACTAGCTTCCCTTGGTTCACCGAGCTAGCAATCTGGTTCAACACCAACTCAAAGCATAattacaatgtcaaattctAAAATGGAAACATGTCCCAAAGAATAATCATTACCAATGTCCCAGCAATAGTATGGtagttaaaaataaacaaatccaAAAATTGTAAATTGCAAATCCATGCACCTAAAGATGACTTCAATTTTTTACACACTTGATCATTCCTTCTCCAACAAAAGAGGATTATTTAACAATCAAGACTTTCaagatttcagatttttccGGAAGATGCAACTTTCTTGGAAGAAACAAACTGTTGGGCACTTTAAAGCAAGGAAATTGAAGGCACACCTGTTTGTAGAGAGGAGAGTTAGGATTGAGTTCTTGACGCACAAGCGAGCCCATGGAAATATGAGGAACCTCCAAGAGCTTCGCGAGCCGCTCCGCGTACACGTGTCGGTTCACCATTGGGTCTCCCATGATGACCCACTGAACGCCCCTTCCCACGGTTTCCCATTCCTCTAGGTCCTCCATTCCTTTCCTCTGCACTTGATCCTCAACATCGTCGTAATCGTAGTCCAGCTGAACGGCGGCAGCTGATCCGTAGCGGCGGCCGTTTGGCAGACGCATCCGAGCGGACAGCCGCGCTGCCACTCTGAGCCGGCTGAACACTGACATGGCGGGTCACAGATTCGGAAAGGGTTTGGAGGTACGCAGATTTGTGGTTTTAGAGGGCCACTTTGCATTCATTAATTGACATTGGTTTTATGCGATATTACAGTTTCTGCCACTTCCATGAGAAATTTGCATCTGTTACTTCTATGGACCGAAGCATACCAAAGATAATAAATGCGCAATTGTTAATCAATTCTTTCTttgaaaattcttttaaaaaaaattctttgaaagttcttaaatttttttaaaaaagtaatacgtaaaataatatgttatttttgcGAAACTTTCCAATCTGACTCCTAATCCAAACAGTGTGAATTTTcaactcattttaaaaaataaattggttAAACGAAAGAGAATAGGTAACATTTGATGTTGCATGTCATTACGAAACAAGAATAGTGTTTTATcgatatatatattatgattttttgttAAGTAAATCTCTGAATTTTTCTACAAAACATATTAGCTTTGGTAATGCGCGTTTGGAGGAGTGCTTAGCATTctattttgagtaggtctcctgtgagacggtctcacgaatttttatctgtgagacgggtcaactctatcgatattcacgataaaagtaatactcttaacataaaaagtaatattttttcatggatgacccaaataagatatctgtttcacaaaatatgacatgtgatatcgtctcacacaagtttttgccttttgtttttgatgatcacaacaAAGATTCAAGATGGTATCGGGTTTTTTTATCGTTGCagttttttctcaaaaaatttatcaaaatatagtGATTTTGTATGATTTATCAAACTAACCCGCTACCCAGCCTCTTCTAGGGGCGGGACAAATATgaaatcaaatttaatatcaTGCCTCTAGCGAAATAccgaacaaaattttaaaaaatataaagaataaatttcgttataggaaaaaaaaagatatcatATCGAAATTTCGGTACGAAATAAATTTCATATATCATTTATTCATTTGCTagaatgaaagaattcaaaaaggttaaaaaaaaacccttaagaatttagatataattttttactacttcaatttcatattatttctaaaatatttttgaattagaaaattattttaaaatccaaattcatgtaattaataaaaaaaaccagCTGATCAAATGGAACTCATGGTCATTATTTTTCGATGTGCATTGAGTAAATCATTGAACCACCACAATAGCATGCAAACTATACTGAATCATGTGCGACAAGTTCGCCAAAAAAAATGTTGATAGGAAAAATCAAACTCATTATTATTGGTCAAAGTGTTATCCTACCTAGGGGAGGAGCCACCCTTGGGGAAGGATGGGCTCCAGCCCcacatatttttgttttaaataaattaataatttctatttttatattttattttttgcagcCCCATAATAAAAATAGAACAACCGCGTGACCAccttactaaaaaaatataacaattgACAACAATTTGGGCTTAACCACCgggttttttaataaataatttaaaaataaaaaaaatttaaaaataattcaaaataaattttttttttcaaaattacttTAATCCGTGCTTACGAAACACAGATTATAGTGAGGTGGAGCATTATCCGTGCTTTGTAAGCATGGATGCTCCACGTGGACAATCTTCCTCCACATACAAAACCCTATCTGCCCCCTCCTTCTTCCTCATCCCCTCATTCTTCCTCCTTCCTTACTCTTTCGATCTTTATTTTAACTTAGAGAATTCTCCCATCCTCACCAGACAACCGTGAACCGTCTTGAGCTCGTTCCTTGCCTTAGAACGAAGTTTAGAGACTTTTGTTAAAGTAAATTATTTGTAACTAACTTTGACAACTTATTTCAGAATGACAGATAATCGAGGTCCAGAAGATCTCAGTGTCCTCTATGTACAAGCGACACATATGTCATCTATAGTTTCTTCCGTAACCGTTGATGATATTGTCAAAGTCAAAAGGTCAGACAATTTGATTTGGAAGTTATACACTGATAATAATTACATACACAATCGTGTACTTGCATACTTGAATCATATGGGTTTTTATGGTGTTTTAGAATGTGGCTCACAAGTTTTTGATAATCATTTAATTACTGCTCTTGTTAAACGTTGACGACGCGAGACACACACGTTTCATTTTACATGCGGTGAAGCAACTGTCACGTTACAAGATGTTTCAATAATT
This window of the Primulina huaijiensis isolate GDHJ02 chromosome 3, ASM1229523v2, whole genome shotgun sequence genome carries:
- the LOC140972402 gene encoding uncharacterized protein; amino-acid sequence: MMFPKDMLLSRTIRKEVCPTFGPPLIGRVLNYFISDEFCPDPILGVVLEALNSWDSFDTEEDSIMTFPCAAAPVVYEPTSASSVAGFSGESGGLPLLTQNGSSLLKKSQTRDGELDG
- the LOC140974514 gene encoding probable adenylate kinase 7, mitochondrial codes for the protein MSVFSRLRVAARLSARMRLPNGRRYGSAAAVQLDYDYDDVEDQVQRKGMEDLEEWETVGRGVQWVIMGDPMVNRHVYAERLAKLLEVPHISMGSLVRQELNPNSPLYKQIASSVNQGKLVPEDVIFGLLSKRLEEGYCRGESGFILDGIPRTRVQAEILDQVADIDLVLNLKCSDEFLVKKPVGNGIYSPAPEFHRMSNSGFNLSFHPEAGRLQPSISKSDAVWKEKLRMHTELRKPVEEYYKQQKKLLDFQVAGAPGDTWPGLLAALQLQHMSSVSSRANSSQKLTA